The proteins below come from a single Phocoena sinus isolate mPhoSin1 chromosome 2, mPhoSin1.pri, whole genome shotgun sequence genomic window:
- the ENKUR gene encoding enkurin, translating to MDPTCSSESIYNLIPSDWKEPPPPPRYVSVFKAAVKDEKQKFKTAMKTMGPAKLEVPSPKDFLKKHSKEKTLPPKKKLERNEPRKPPVPLRTDHPVMGIQSEKKFINTNAADVIMGVAKKPKPIYVDKRTGDKHDLETSGLVPKYINKKGYGVTPDYIRKRNEEVKKAQEEYDNYIQENLREAAMKRLSDEEREAVLQGLKKNWEEVHKKFQSLSVFIDSIPKKIRKQKLEEEMKQLEHDIGVLEKHKIIYIANK from the exons gtaTGTATCAGTTTTTAAGGCAGCTGTAAAAGATGagaagcaaaaatttaaaactgcAATGAAAACTATGGGACCAGCAAAACTTGAAGTACCTTCTCCAAAGGATTTCCTGAAGaaacattcaaaggaaaaaactcTACCACCCA aaaaaaagttgGAACGGAATGAGCCCAGAAAGCCTCCTGTACCATTGAGGACGGACCATCCAGTCATGGGAatacagagtgaaaaaaaatttataaatacaaatgCAGCCGATGTCATTATGGGAGTGGCTAAAAAGCCTAAACCAATTTATGTTGACAAAAGAACTGGAGACAAGCATGACCTTGAAACTTCAGGACTAGTTCCAAAGTACATCAATAAAAAG GGTTATGGTGTCACGCCTGATTACATACGTAAGCGAAATGAAGAAGTGAAGAAAGCCCAGGAAGAGTATGATAACTATATCCAGGAAAACCTCAGGGAAGCAGCTATGAAAAGGCTATCTGATGAAGAAAGGGAGGCAGTTCTGCAG GGGCTGAAAAAGAACTGGGAAGAAGTACATAAGAAGTTTCAGTCCCTCTCGGTCTTCATCGACTCCATACCAAAGAAGATTCGCaagcagaagctggaagaagaaatgaagcagCTGGAACACGACATTGGTGTCCTTGAAAAGcacaaaattatttatattgCTAATAAGTAa